In Streptomyces sp. SN-593, a single genomic region encodes these proteins:
- a CDS encoding Gfo/Idh/MocA family protein, whose protein sequence is MTTGSGSGPVGVALIGAGVISTQYLEALSTFPDVRVLAVADLDVARARAQADAYGVPHAGDVASVLAIPEVEIVVNLTIPAAHAEVAAAALAAGKHVYGEKPLALAPADGAKILAQAQEHGLRVGSAPDTFLGAGLQSAARALAAGVIGEPVSAVAVTQGPGPESWHPSPEFLFQYGAGPLFDIGPYYLTALVALFGPVERVAASARQARARRVVGSGPKAGTAFAVEVPTHVHALLDFASGPSTSATFSFDSSVPRRMIEITGTEGTLSLPDPNTFEGPVQVRSFTDEDWRDLPVTGTTAGRGIGVLDMARGIRTGAPHRASGELAQHVLELMSTVTDSAERHGFVALESRAPEVATLPEDWDPVAATLT, encoded by the coding sequence CTGGAGGCGCTGTCCACCTTCCCGGACGTCCGGGTGCTGGCCGTGGCGGACCTGGACGTGGCGCGGGCCCGGGCGCAGGCGGACGCGTACGGCGTGCCGCACGCGGGCGACGTGGCGTCGGTGCTGGCGATCCCCGAGGTGGAGATCGTCGTCAACCTGACGATCCCGGCGGCGCACGCCGAGGTCGCCGCGGCCGCGCTGGCGGCCGGCAAGCACGTCTACGGCGAGAAGCCGCTGGCGCTGGCGCCGGCGGACGGCGCGAAGATCCTCGCGCAGGCGCAGGAGCACGGCCTGCGGGTGGGCAGCGCGCCGGACACGTTCCTCGGTGCCGGGCTCCAGTCGGCGGCCCGGGCCCTGGCCGCCGGGGTGATCGGCGAGCCGGTCAGCGCGGTCGCGGTGACGCAGGGGCCGGGGCCGGAGAGCTGGCACCCGAGCCCGGAGTTCCTCTTCCAGTACGGCGCCGGGCCGCTGTTCGACATCGGTCCGTACTACCTGACCGCGCTGGTCGCCCTGTTCGGGCCGGTGGAGCGGGTCGCGGCGAGCGCGCGGCAGGCGCGGGCGCGGCGGGTGGTCGGCTCGGGCCCGAAGGCGGGTACCGCGTTCGCGGTGGAGGTGCCCACCCACGTGCACGCGCTGCTCGACTTCGCGTCGGGCCCGAGCACGTCGGCGACGTTCAGCTTCGACTCCTCGGTGCCGCGCCGGATGATCGAGATCACCGGGACCGAGGGCACGCTGTCGCTGCCGGACCCGAACACGTTCGAGGGGCCGGTCCAGGTGCGCTCGTTCACCGACGAGGACTGGCGCGACCTGCCGGTGACGGGGACGACCGCCGGCCGCGGCATCGGCGTGCTGGACATGGCGCGGGGTATCCGGACCGGTGCGCCGCACCGCGCGTCGGGCGAGCTGGCGCAGCACGTGCTGGAGTTGATGTCCACGGTGACGGACTCCGCGGAGCGGCACGGCTTCGTGGCCCTCGAATCCCGCGCTCCGGAGGTGGCGACGCTTCCGGAGGACTGGGACCCGGTGGCGGCGACGCTGACCTGA
- a CDS encoding undecaprenyl-diphosphate phosphatase, with product MSAIGLGQAALLGIVEGLTEFLPVSSTGHLKLVEGLMNIPVDDDAVVGFTAVIQVGAIAAVFVYFFRDIARFVTAWVRGLADRRERDAHDYKFTWWVIYSTIPIVVVGLAAKPLIDGPLGSLWVVAFSLIVGSGVMWAAEQMARFKRGEDQVTVKDAMIVGCSQILALLFPGFSRSGATISTALVRDLDRMAATRLSFFLGLPALTGAGLYELKDATSGGVSASALAVGTLVSFVVAYASIAWLLKFVARHSFNSFVVYRIVVGVVIIGLLATNVVDA from the coding sequence ATGAGCGCCATCGGCCTCGGCCAGGCCGCCCTTCTCGGCATCGTGGAAGGACTGACCGAGTTCCTGCCGGTCTCCTCCACCGGGCACCTCAAGCTGGTTGAGGGCCTGATGAATATCCCGGTCGACGACGACGCCGTGGTCGGCTTCACCGCCGTGATCCAGGTCGGAGCCATCGCGGCGGTCTTCGTCTACTTCTTCAGGGACATCGCCCGGTTCGTGACCGCGTGGGTGCGCGGCCTGGCCGACCGCCGCGAGCGCGACGCCCACGACTACAAGTTCACCTGGTGGGTGATCTACTCCACCATCCCGATCGTCGTCGTCGGACTCGCCGCCAAGCCGCTCATCGACGGCCCGCTCGGCTCGCTGTGGGTGGTGGCGTTCTCGCTGATCGTCGGCAGCGGCGTGATGTGGGCCGCCGAGCAGATGGCCCGGTTCAAGCGCGGCGAGGACCAGGTCACCGTCAAGGACGCGATGATCGTCGGCTGCTCGCAGATCCTCGCGCTGCTCTTCCCCGGCTTCTCGCGCTCCGGTGCCACGATCTCCACCGCCCTCGTCCGCGACCTGGACCGGATGGCCGCCACCCGGCTGTCGTTCTTCCTCGGCCTGCCCGCGCTCACCGGCGCCGGGCTGTACGAACTCAAGGACGCCACCAGCGGGGGCGTCAGCGCCTCCGCGCTGGCCGTCGGCACCCTCGTGTCCTTCGTGGTCGCCTACGCCTCCATCGCCTGGCTGCTGAAGTTCGTCGCCCGGCACTCCTTCAACTCGTTCGTGGTCTACCGGATCGTGGTCGGCGTGGTCATCATCGGCCTGCTCGCGACGAACGTCGTCGACGCCTGA
- a CDS encoding chitinase, producing the protein MTGRVRRPLSALIAGVAAAASAGLVLAGAGGAHAAAPQATAATALPSHVFAPYFEAYNGNSLSGLAADSGNKYLTMAFLQTASAGSCTPDWNGDGSTPVSQANFGSDIATIQAGGGDVIPSFGGYAADSTGTDIADSCTNVNSIAAAYESVITTYNVSRIDLDVEADSLTNAAGLDRRNKAVKLVQDWAAANGRTVQFSYTLPTTTHGLTTGTLGDGSGLSVLKNAVADGVRLDVVNQMTFDYYDGATHEMATDTETASQGLHDELAQLYPSKSDADLWAMIGVTEMPGIDDYGAAETFTTADATTVYNWAVSKGINTLSFWALQRDNGGCPGQGASDSCSGISQSTWQFSHTFEPFTGSTGTGGTTGGGSGGTTGGGTGGGTCTATAWSSSAIYVGGDKVSYGGHTWLAKWWTTGETPGTTGEWGVWEDEGAC; encoded by the coding sequence ATGACCGGACGCGTTCGCAGACCACTGAGCGCCCTGATCGCGGGCGTCGCCGCAGCCGCCTCGGCCGGCCTGGTGCTGGCCGGCGCCGGCGGTGCGCACGCCGCGGCTCCGCAGGCCACCGCCGCCACCGCACTTCCCAGCCACGTGTTCGCCCCGTACTTCGAGGCGTACAACGGCAACAGCCTCTCGGGGCTGGCCGCCGACTCGGGCAACAAGTACCTGACGATGGCCTTCCTCCAGACCGCCTCCGCGGGCTCCTGCACCCCGGACTGGAACGGCGACGGCTCCACGCCGGTCAGCCAGGCGAACTTCGGCAGCGACATCGCCACCATCCAGGCCGGCGGCGGCGACGTGATCCCGTCCTTCGGGGGATACGCGGCCGACAGCACCGGCACCGACATCGCCGACAGCTGCACGAACGTCAACTCCATCGCCGCGGCGTACGAGAGCGTCATCACCACCTACAACGTCAGCCGGATCGACCTCGACGTCGAGGCGGACTCGCTGACCAACGCCGCGGGCCTGGACCGCCGCAACAAGGCCGTCAAGCTGGTGCAGGACTGGGCGGCGGCCAACGGCCGCACCGTGCAGTTCTCCTACACCCTCCCCACCACCACCCACGGCCTGACCACCGGCACCCTCGGTGACGGCTCCGGGCTGTCGGTGCTCAAGAACGCGGTCGCCGACGGCGTGCGGCTCGACGTCGTGAACCAGATGACGTTCGACTACTACGACGGCGCCACGCACGAGATGGCCACCGACACCGAGACCGCGTCGCAGGGCCTGCACGACGAACTCGCGCAGCTCTACCCGTCGAAGAGCGACGCGGACCTGTGGGCGATGATCGGCGTCACCGAGATGCCCGGCATCGACGACTACGGCGCCGCCGAGACCTTCACCACCGCCGACGCCACCACCGTCTACAACTGGGCGGTCAGCAAGGGCATCAACACCCTGTCGTTCTGGGCGCTCCAGCGTGACAACGGCGGCTGCCCCGGCCAGGGCGCATCGGACTCCTGCTCCGGCATCTCGCAGAGCACCTGGCAGTTCAGCCACACCTTCGAGCCGTTCACCGGCAGCACCGGCACCGGCGGCACCACCGGCGGCGGGTCCGGCGGCACCACGGGCGGCGGCACCGGCGGCGGCACCTGCACCGCCACGGCGTGGTCGTCGAGCGCGATCTACGTCGGCGGCGACAAGGTCTCCTACGGCGGCCACACCTGGCTCGCCAAGTGGTGGACCACCGGCGAGACCCCCGGAACCACCGGCGAGTGGGGCGTGTGGGAGGACGAGGGCGCCTGCTGA
- a CDS encoding S53 family peptidase: protein MRTPRPRPRAVVAAAGATALTAAALIAAPLTGAATAAAGHAAPAVRPVPAVVGHELVKDASSPLTIAQCQAQWGINCYTPTQYRQAYDLNPLYRAGVTGKGRTIVIVDSFGSPTIQHDLDVYSKQFGIPSTTVQVVKWGDVPPFDPTNPDHTGWAGESTLDVEMAHAIAPAAHIVLLETGVAETEGVTGLPEMMDGEKALIDKGVGDVITQSFGATENTFPGFDQGDFSSIQKLRYAFEDAARHGVTVLGSSGDGGATDATEDGSSNYPYAVNSWPSSDPLVTSVGGTQLHLDDAGNRTAPDSVYNDYGAGGGGQSHVFARPAYQNGVKNVVGARRGTPDVSMSAAVDGGAWVYSSYDPTAVGWDVYGGTSEASPLFSGIVALADQVAGHRVGDIHTALYALAKGTGKVGGVVDVKDGTDNSYDGVTGYTAVKGYDMATGVGTVDAARFVPALALLSPRR, encoded by the coding sequence ATGCGCACACCCCGCCCGCGGCCGCGCGCCGTGGTCGCCGCGGCAGGAGCCACCGCCCTGACCGCCGCCGCCCTGATCGCGGCACCGCTCACCGGCGCGGCCACGGCGGCGGCCGGCCACGCGGCGCCCGCCGTGCGACCGGTGCCCGCCGTCGTCGGACACGAGCTGGTCAAGGACGCGAGCAGCCCGCTGACCATCGCCCAGTGCCAGGCACAGTGGGGCATCAACTGCTACACACCCACGCAGTACCGGCAGGCGTACGACCTCAACCCGCTCTACCGCGCGGGCGTGACGGGCAAGGGCCGGACGATCGTGATCGTCGACTCGTTCGGCTCGCCGACGATCCAGCACGACCTGGACGTCTACAGCAAGCAGTTCGGGATTCCCAGCACCACGGTGCAGGTGGTCAAGTGGGGCGACGTGCCGCCCTTCGACCCCACCAACCCCGACCACACCGGCTGGGCCGGCGAGAGCACCCTCGACGTGGAGATGGCGCACGCGATCGCCCCGGCCGCGCACATCGTGCTGCTGGAGACCGGCGTGGCCGAGACCGAGGGCGTCACCGGCCTGCCCGAGATGATGGACGGCGAGAAGGCGCTGATCGACAAGGGCGTCGGCGACGTCATCACCCAGAGCTTCGGGGCCACCGAGAACACCTTCCCGGGCTTCGACCAGGGCGACTTCTCCAGCATCCAGAAGCTGCGCTACGCCTTCGAGGACGCCGCGCGCCACGGCGTCACGGTGCTCGGCTCGTCCGGGGACGGCGGTGCGACCGACGCGACCGAGGACGGCAGCTCCAACTACCCGTACGCGGTGAACTCCTGGCCCTCCTCCGACCCGCTGGTCACCTCCGTCGGCGGTACCCAGCTCCACCTGGACGACGCCGGGAACCGCACCGCGCCGGACAGCGTGTACAACGACTACGGCGCCGGCGGCGGCGGCCAGTCGCACGTCTTCGCCCGGCCGGCGTACCAGAACGGCGTGAAGAACGTGGTCGGCGCGCGGCGCGGCACCCCCGACGTCTCGATGTCCGCGGCCGTCGACGGCGGCGCCTGGGTGTACTCCAGCTACGACCCGACGGCCGTCGGGTGGGACGTCTACGGCGGCACCAGCGAGGCCAGCCCGCTCTTCTCCGGCATCGTGGCGCTCGCCGACCAGGTCGCCGGGCACCGGGTCGGCGACATCCACACCGCGCTGTACGCCCTGGCCAAGGGCACGGGCAAGGTCGGCGGCGTGGTCGACGTCAAGGACGGGACGGACAACTCCTACGACGGTGTCACCGGCTACACGGCCGTGAAGGGGTACGACATGGCCACCGGCGTCGGCACCGTGGACGCCGCCCGGTTCGTGCCCGCGCTGGCGCTGCTCAGCCCGCGGCGCTGA
- a CDS encoding ABC transporter permease → MSTVPAAPVPDLPGPAGGPAGSGGIAAPGYRPGRTLRLRVEARRQLRRRRTLVVGGLLVLLPFVLMAAFAIGGTPGDGSGTPTLIDTATSSGANFAATSLFVSAGFVLVVPVALFCGDTVASEAGWSSLRYLLAAPVPRARLLAVKLTVALGFSAVALVLLPLVAFVAGTAAYGWGDLELPTGDSVPAGTALTRLAISVAYVFVSQLVTAALAFWLSTVTDAPLGAVGGAVGLTIVGNVLDAVTALHRWRDALPAHWQFAWLDTMQPVTEWTGMIEGTSISVSYAVVFAALAFRGFRTKDIVS, encoded by the coding sequence ATGAGCACCGTGCCCGCAGCGCCCGTGCCCGACCTGCCCGGGCCCGCCGGGGGCCCGGCCGGCTCCGGCGGGATCGCCGCGCCCGGCTACCGGCCCGGCCGCACGCTGCGGCTGCGGGTGGAGGCCCGGCGCCAGTTGCGGCGGCGCCGCACGCTCGTGGTCGGAGGACTGCTCGTGCTGCTGCCGTTCGTGCTGATGGCCGCGTTCGCGATCGGCGGCACCCCGGGCGACGGGAGCGGCACGCCCACCCTCATCGACACGGCCACGTCGTCCGGTGCGAACTTCGCGGCGACCAGCCTGTTCGTGTCGGCGGGCTTCGTGCTGGTGGTGCCGGTCGCGCTGTTCTGCGGGGACACCGTCGCCTCCGAGGCGGGCTGGTCGAGTCTGCGCTACCTGCTGGCCGCGCCGGTGCCGCGGGCCCGGCTGCTCGCGGTGAAGCTCACCGTCGCGCTCGGGTTCAGCGCGGTGGCGCTGGTGCTGCTGCCCCTGGTGGCGTTCGTGGCCGGCACGGCGGCGTACGGCTGGGGCGACCTCGAACTGCCCACCGGCGACTCGGTGCCGGCCGGCACCGCGCTGACCCGGCTGGCGATCTCCGTCGCCTACGTCTTCGTCAGCCAGTTGGTCACCGCGGCCCTGGCCTTCTGGCTGTCCACGGTCACCGACGCACCGCTGGGCGCGGTGGGCGGCGCGGTCGGGCTGACCATCGTCGGCAACGTGCTGGACGCGGTGACGGCGCTGCACCGGTGGCGGGACGCGCTGCCCGCGCACTGGCAGTTCGCCTGGCTCGACACGATGCAACCGGTCACCGAGTGGACCGGCATGATCGAGGGCACCTCGATCTCGGTGTCGTACGCGGTGGTGTTCGCCGCGCTGGCGTTCCGCGGGTTCCGGACGAAGGACATCGTGTCCTGA
- a CDS encoding alpha/beta fold hydrolase, translating into MDLRWPRGRKWIAAAGAFAAVAVGGVVTGTAAASGTGGGSVHRTDAMLTGAGGVRLDTSYFTDGGTRRRPAVLLAHGFGGTKDDVRGQAEALAAHGYAVLTWSARGFGASGGRIGLNAKDGEAADVSRLVDWLAARPDVQLDAPGDPRVGISGVSYGGAISLIAAGNDPRIDAIAPRETYWNLADALLPDGVYKKLWSGILFSGARPADGDTTGDGTPTGTGGGPTTAPAGAPAPSGTAGRAPTATPSTPTADPSASASAGARTSDPVCGRFEPSICDLYERVATSGVSTAADRAQLAALSPSAVGSRIKVPTLVVQGQTDSLFTLAQSDAMARTIKANGAPVSVDWIEGGHDGGDTEDARVDARVTAWFDRYLKGDTGAGTGPAFRVTRVTGINSADGSQVLRGASLGSYPGLDGTSTRRVALTGRAQQVTNPAGGSPPAISSVPGSGALSGLAQLGRSVTVDYAAQSARFESAPLRRATVLTGAPSVTVKVATTAPEAVLFAKLYDVRADGQETLPSGLATPVRVTGSPAGRTVRVRLPAVDHTFKAGHRLAVVLTTTDLGYATPAAPAAYTVSLAGSAAVTVPVDQGLGVGAASLPWWTWALPPAAVVVAAALLLLGRRRVRPRPADPALAAVPLRISGLSKRYAKSADRYAVRDLTFEVEPGQVLGLLGPNGAGKTTTLRMLMGLIRPDEGEIRVFGEAVRPGAPVLSRVGAFVEGAGFLPHLTGRQNLDLYWQATGRPPEDAHLAEALEIAGLGDALRRAVRTYSQGMRQRLAIAQAMLGLPDLLILDEPTNGLDPPQIREMREVMIRYAATGRTVIVSSHLLAEVEQTCTHLVVMDRGRLVTSGPVARIIGSTDTVLVGVEGELTPEQVDAAAGLPVVASAVRAEEGLLVVMAEGASAVELVAELVRLGVPVAQVGPHRRLEDAFLTLIGGSA; encoded by the coding sequence ATGGATCTTCGGTGGCCGCGGGGGCGGAAGTGGATCGCTGCGGCGGGGGCGTTCGCCGCCGTGGCGGTGGGCGGCGTCGTGACCGGCACGGCGGCGGCGAGCGGCACCGGCGGCGGGTCGGTGCACCGTACGGACGCGATGCTGACCGGGGCCGGGGGAGTGCGGCTGGACACGTCGTACTTCACCGACGGCGGCACCCGGCGCCGGCCCGCGGTGCTGCTCGCGCACGGCTTCGGCGGCACCAAGGACGACGTGCGCGGCCAGGCCGAGGCGCTGGCCGCGCACGGCTACGCGGTGCTGACCTGGTCCGCGCGCGGGTTCGGCGCGTCCGGCGGCCGGATCGGGCTCAACGCGAAGGACGGTGAGGCGGCCGACGTCAGCCGGCTCGTCGACTGGCTCGCGGCCCGCCCCGACGTCCAGCTCGACGCGCCCGGCGACCCCCGGGTCGGCATCTCCGGCGTCTCCTACGGCGGCGCGATCTCGCTGATCGCCGCCGGCAACGATCCGCGGATCGACGCGATCGCGCCCCGCGAGACGTACTGGAACCTCGCGGACGCGCTGCTGCCGGACGGCGTGTACAAGAAGCTGTGGAGCGGCATCCTCTTCTCCGGCGCCAGACCGGCGGACGGCGACACCACCGGCGACGGGACGCCGACCGGTACGGGCGGCGGGCCCACGACGGCCCCCGCCGGCGCGCCGGCGCCCTCCGGGACGGCCGGCCGCGCGCCGACCGCCACGCCCTCCACCCCCACGGCTGATCCCTCCGCCTCCGCCTCCGCCGGGGCGCGGACGTCCGATCCCGTCTGCGGCCGGTTCGAACCGTCGATCTGCGACCTGTACGAGCGGGTGGCCACCAGCGGGGTCTCCACCGCGGCCGACCGGGCGCAGCTCGCCGCGCTGAGCCCGTCCGCGGTCGGCAGCCGGATCAAGGTGCCCACGCTGGTCGTGCAGGGCCAGACCGACTCGCTGTTCACCCTCGCCCAGTCCGACGCGATGGCGCGCACGATCAAGGCGAACGGCGCCCCGGTGTCCGTCGACTGGATCGAGGGCGGACACGACGGGGGCGACACCGAGGACGCCCGGGTGGACGCCCGTGTCACCGCATGGTTCGACCGCTACCTGAAGGGCGACACGGGCGCCGGCACCGGCCCCGCCTTCCGCGTCACCCGCGTCACCGGCATCAACTCCGCCGACGGCAGCCAGGTCCTGCGCGGCGCGAGCCTCGGGAGCTACCCGGGCCTGGACGGCACGTCCACCCGGCGCGTCGCGCTCACCGGCCGGGCGCAGCAGGTCACCAACCCGGCCGGCGGCTCGCCGCCGGCGATCTCCTCCGTTCCCGGGTCGGGCGCGCTGTCCGGACTGGCCCAGCTCGGGCGGAGCGTGACCGTGGACTACGCCGCCCAGTCGGCGCGCTTCGAGTCCGCACCGCTGCGTCGCGCCACCGTCCTCACCGGCGCTCCGAGCGTCACCGTCAAGGTCGCCACCACCGCCCCCGAGGCGGTGCTGTTCGCGAAGCTGTACGACGTGCGCGCGGACGGCCAGGAGACGCTGCCGTCCGGCCTGGCCACCCCGGTCCGGGTGACCGGCTCGCCGGCGGGCCGTACCGTGCGCGTCCGACTGCCGGCGGTGGACCACACGTTCAAGGCCGGGCACCGGCTCGCCGTGGTGCTGACGACCACCGACCTGGGCTACGCGACGCCCGCGGCCCCCGCGGCCTACACCGTGTCGCTGGCCGGTTCCGCGGCCGTCACGGTGCCGGTCGACCAGGGGCTGGGCGTCGGCGCGGCCTCGCTGCCGTGGTGGACGTGGGCGCTGCCGCCGGCCGCGGTCGTGGTCGCGGCGGCGCTGCTGCTCCTGGGCCGCCGCCGGGTCCGCCCCCGCCCGGCCGACCCCGCGCTGGCCGCGGTCCCGCTGCGGATCAGCGGGCTGAGCAAGCGCTACGCGAAGTCCGCCGACCGGTACGCCGTGCGGGACCTGACCTTCGAGGTCGAGCCCGGCCAGGTGCTGGGACTGCTCGGGCCGAACGGGGCCGGGAAGACCACCACGCTGCGGATGCTGATGGGGCTGATCCGCCCGGACGAAGGCGAGATCAGGGTGTTCGGGGAGGCGGTACGGCCGGGAGCGCCGGTACTCTCGCGGGTCGGCGCGTTCGTCGAGGGAGCCGGCTTCCTGCCGCACCTGACGGGACGTCAGAACCTCGACCTGTACTGGCAGGCGACCGGCCGTCCGCCCGAAGACGCCCACCTCGCCGAGGCGTTGGAGATCGCCGGACTCGGCGACGCGCTCCGGCGCGCGGTGCGGACCTACTCCCAGGGCATGCGGCAGCGGCTGGCGATCGCGCAGGCCATGCTCGGCCTGCCGGACCTGCTGATCCTGGACGAGCCCACCAACGGCCTGGACCCGCCGCAGATCCGGGAGATGCGCGAGGTGATGATCCGCTACGCCGCCACCGGCCGGACCGTCATCGTCTCCAGCCACCTGCTGGCCGAGGTGGAGCAGACCTGCACGCACCTGGTCGTCATGGACCGCGGGCGGCTGGTCACCTCCGGGCCGGTGGCGCGGATCATCGGCTCGACCGACACCGTACTGGTGGGCGTCGAGGGCGAGTTGACGCCGGAGCAGGTGGACGCGGCGGCCGGGTTGCCCGTGGTGGCCAGCGCGGTGCGGGCCGAGGAGGGGCTGCTCGTCGTCATGGCGGAGGGGGCGAGCGCGGTCGAGCTGGTGGCCGAACTGGTGCGGCTCGGCGTGCCGGTGGCGCAGGTCGGCCCGCACCGCCGCCTGGAGGACGCCTTCCTGACCCTGATCGGAGGCTCGGCATGA
- a CDS encoding aldo/keto reductase family protein → MEYRHLGRSGLFISEIAYGNWLTHGSQVEEDAATACVRAALDAGITTFDTADVYAQTRAESVLGRALKGERREGLEILTKVFWPTGPGLNDRGLSRKHIAESIENSLRRLQTDHVDVYQAHRFDVSTPLEETMEAFADVVHSGKAHYIGVSEWTSDQIRRGHALARELRIPLVSNQPQYSALWRVIEGEVVPTCEELGLGQVVFSPIAQGVLTGKYRPGQQPPAGSRATDDKGGSGMISRWMRDEVLERVQLLEPLAAEAGLSTAQLAVAWVLQNPNVSAAIIGASRPEQVTENAKAAGVKLEAGLMAGIEEALAPVATTDPKRVHDNVPERR, encoded by the coding sequence ATGGAATACCGACACCTCGGCCGCAGCGGCCTGTTCATCAGCGAGATCGCCTACGGCAACTGGCTCACCCACGGCTCCCAGGTGGAGGAGGACGCCGCCACCGCATGCGTGCGGGCCGCCCTCGACGCGGGTATCACCACCTTCGACACCGCCGACGTCTACGCGCAGACCCGCGCCGAGTCGGTGCTCGGACGCGCCCTGAAGGGCGAGCGCCGCGAGGGCCTGGAGATCCTCACCAAGGTCTTCTGGCCCACCGGCCCCGGCCTCAACGACCGCGGCCTGTCGCGCAAGCACATCGCGGAGTCCATCGAGAACTCGCTGCGCCGGCTCCAGACCGACCACGTGGACGTCTACCAGGCGCACCGCTTCGACGTCTCCACCCCGCTGGAGGAGACGATGGAGGCGTTCGCCGACGTCGTGCACTCGGGCAAGGCGCACTACATCGGCGTCTCGGAGTGGACCTCCGACCAGATCCGGCGCGGCCACGCCCTGGCCCGCGAGTTGCGCATCCCGCTGGTGTCCAACCAGCCGCAGTACTCGGCGCTGTGGCGGGTCATCGAGGGCGAGGTCGTGCCCACCTGCGAGGAACTGGGCCTCGGCCAGGTCGTGTTCTCGCCGATCGCGCAGGGCGTGCTCACCGGCAAGTACCGGCCCGGGCAGCAGCCGCCGGCCGGCTCGCGGGCCACCGACGACAAGGGCGGCTCCGGCATGATCAGCCGCTGGATGCGGGACGAGGTGCTGGAGCGGGTGCAGCTCCTGGAGCCGCTGGCCGCCGAGGCGGGCCTGTCCACGGCGCAGCTCGCCGTGGCCTGGGTGCTCCAGAACCCGAACGTGTCCGCGGCGATCATCGGTGCCTCCCGGCCCGAGCAGGTCACCGAGAACGCCAAGGCGGCGGGCGTGAAGCTGGAGGCCGGGCTGATGGCGGGGATCGAGGAGGCCCTCGCCCCGGTGGCGACCACCGACCCCAAGCGCGTCCACGACAACGTGCCGGAGCGCCGCTGA
- a CDS encoding phosphatase PAP2 family protein produces MTSVEGARPMSRTPHDPPPHATGDGIPPAPPRRSPYTRRVVGWAVALAAAFAALAAVVLTRHGAPYPPDARPIGWAVGHRPAAVLTAARVVTHAGTGPYPYVAAALGGWLGGSRGRVAAARAGAPTALLAVAALLAEQAVRTGLMLAFHRARPPAADWATAASGHSFPSGHAASSAMAAGLLAWGALRARPGGLGRTAAVLCAAAAVAVGCSRVYLGVHWPTDVLGGWLSAGCCLLLALPPLTRFARAHDVPGGFPDRGPDGDGGRNGDGDGAGGPDGDAGGGPVRP; encoded by the coding sequence ATGACGTCCGTCGAAGGCGCCCGCCCGATGTCCCGCACGCCGCACGACCCGCCGCCGCACGCCACGGGGGACGGCATCCCGCCCGCCCCGCCGCGCCGGTCGCCGTACACCCGGCGCGTCGTGGGCTGGGCCGTGGCACTGGCGGCGGCGTTCGCGGCACTGGCCGCGGTGGTGCTCACCCGCCACGGCGCCCCGTACCCGCCGGACGCCCGCCCGATCGGCTGGGCCGTGGGGCACCGCCCGGCCGCGGTGCTGACCGCCGCCCGCGTGGTGACCCACGCGGGCACGGGCCCGTACCCCTACGTGGCCGCGGCCCTCGGCGGATGGCTGGGCGGCAGCCGGGGGCGGGTGGCCGCTGCCCGCGCCGGGGCGCCGACGGCCCTGCTCGCCGTGGCGGCGCTGCTCGCCGAACAGGCGGTGCGCACCGGGCTGATGCTGGCCTTCCACCGGGCCCGGCCCCCCGCGGCGGACTGGGCGACGGCCGCGTCGGGGCACTCCTTCCCCTCCGGGCACGCCGCGTCGAGCGCGATGGCCGCCGGGCTGCTGGCCTGGGGCGCGCTGCGGGCCCGCCCGGGCGGCCTCGGGCGGACCGCGGCGGTCCTGTGCGCGGCGGCGGCCGTCGCGGTCGGCTGCTCCCGGGTCTACCTGGGGGTGCACTGGCCCACGGACGTGCTCGGCGGCTGGCTCTCCGCGGGCTGCTGCCTGCTGCTGGCGCTGCCGCCGCTGACCCGGTTCGCCCGCGCGCACGACGTCCCCGGCGGGTTCCCGGACCGCGGCCCGGACGGGGACGGGGGCAGGAACGGGGACGGGGACGGGGCGGGCGGCCCGGACGGGGACGCGGGGGGCGGTCCGGTCAGACCTTGA